In the Flavobacterium acetivorans genome, one interval contains:
- a CDS encoding MDR family MFS transporter, giving the protein MTTQTGEDDLVEYGFRRVIITITAVLCAMLEIVDTTIVNVALNNMRGSLGASLTDVAWVITAYAIANVIIIPMTSWLSQQFGRRNYFAASIIIFTVASFLCGNATNIWELVAFRFIQGLGGGALLVTAQTIITESYPVAKRGMAQAIYGMGVIVGPTLGPPLGGYIVDHFSWPYIFYINIPLGIIATILTLGFVKSPKYGEKLKVNQVDWWGIIFLTAFIGSLQFVLEHGQQDDWFNNDLIVFLSVVSLFGLLFFIWRELTYKYPIVNLRVLKDSNLRVGTIMCFILGFGLYGSTFLIPIYTQSILGWSALDAGLLLIPSSITTGLMMPFIGKAIQKGIPQAYMVATGFLVFFIFTFWMRNIITPDTGTEHMFWPLIWRGIGLGLLFVPITTLSLSTLKGKSIGEGAAFTGMMRQLGGSFGIAIITTFIARFNQEHRVNLISHLDKTSFELQQTVKQLQMGFMSKGFSANESLDKAHKAIEYKVIVQGNVLSYMDIFMYLGILFLLCIPFILLIKKGKNKIDLSDAMH; this is encoded by the coding sequence ATGACAACACAAACAGGAGAAGACGATTTAGTTGAATACGGCTTCAGAAGAGTGATCATCACAATTACAGCGGTGCTTTGTGCCATGCTGGAAATTGTAGATACCACTATTGTAAACGTAGCGCTTAACAACATGCGAGGTAGCCTTGGCGCCTCATTGACCGATGTTGCTTGGGTAATTACCGCTTATGCCATAGCAAACGTAATTATAATCCCCATGACAAGCTGGTTGTCACAGCAATTTGGAAGGCGCAATTATTTTGCCGCATCCATTATTATTTTTACCGTAGCTTCTTTCCTTTGCGGAAACGCAACGAATATATGGGAATTAGTAGCCTTTCGTTTTATCCAAGGATTGGGCGGTGGTGCTTTATTAGTTACCGCGCAAACCATTATAACAGAAAGTTATCCTGTGGCCAAAAGAGGAATGGCACAAGCCATTTACGGAATGGGTGTTATCGTGGGACCTACCCTCGGGCCGCCATTAGGAGGTTATATTGTGGATCATTTTTCATGGCCTTATATTTTTTATATCAATATTCCACTTGGTATTATTGCTACTATCTTAACCCTTGGTTTTGTAAAAAGTCCTAAATACGGTGAAAAACTGAAAGTGAATCAAGTGGACTGGTGGGGAATTATTTTCCTGACTGCCTTTATTGGTTCCTTGCAATTTGTACTCGAACATGGGCAACAGGACGACTGGTTCAACAATGATTTAATTGTGTTTTTATCGGTTGTTTCTTTATTTGGATTACTTTTCTTCATTTGGAGAGAACTCACCTACAAATATCCTATAGTTAACTTAAGAGTATTAAAAGACAGCAATCTACGAGTAGGGACCATTATGTGTTTCATATTGGGTTTTGGACTTTACGGCTCGACATTCTTAATTCCTATTTATACTCAATCCATTTTGGGATGGAGCGCCCTGGATGCCGGATTATTACTAATTCCAAGTTCGATTACCACCGGATTGATGATGCCCTTCATTGGTAAAGCGATACAAAAAGGAATTCCGCAAGCATATATGGTTGCAACAGGATTTTTGGTGTTTTTCATTTTCACTTTCTGGATGCGCAATATCATTACCCCGGATACTGGAACTGAACACATGTTCTGGCCATTGATCTGGAGAGGAATTGGTTTAGGATTACTATTTGTCCCTATTACCACCCTTTCTCTATCAACCCTCAAGGGAAAAAGCATCGGAGAAGGTGCTGCCTTTACGGGAATGATGCGTCAATTGGGAGGCTCTTTTGGTATTGCTATTATCACAACTTTTATTGCTCGTTTCAATCAGGAACATCGAGTAAATTTGATTTCTCATCTTGATAAAACTTCTTTTGAATTACAGCAAACCGTAAAACAATTGCAAATGGGATTCATGTCCAAAGGTTTTAGTGCCAATGAATCCTTAGACAAAGCTCATAAAGCGATAGAATACAAAGTAATTGTTCAAGGAAATGTGTTGTCTTACATGGACATATTCATGTATCTGGGCATTTTATTTTTGTTGTGCATTCCTTTTATCCTTTTGATAAAAAAAGGAAAAAACAAAATCGACTTATCGGATGCGATGCATTAG
- the nhaA gene encoding Na+/H+ antiporter NhaA: protein MRKAIKRIYKSDLFKEFFDNEKSSGLVLIGCTLISLILANSIFGEQYQHTWHSLFAGQSIEYWINDGLMTIFFLLIGLELEREIYQGELSNIKDALLPIFAALGGMLVPAGLYLLLNYGTVAHSGAGIPMATDIAFALGILSLLGNRVPLSLKIFLTALAVIDDLGAIMVIAIFYTKTILWTNLAIALAVMLFLFILNRMKVKSLIPYLIGGVVMWYFMLHSGIHATVTGVLLAFVIPFGNGSKTSTSYKLQHFLHKPVGFFILPLFALANTAIVISSDIGETLAQHYSLGIALGLIIGKPLGIFLFSFFAVSAGFCKLPTDMTWKTLIGVGFLGGIGFTMSIFITILAFDDQTIISNAKFVILLSSLVAGLCGFFFLKYNLSQKVNESISK from the coding sequence ATGAGAAAAGCAATAAAAAGAATTTACAAATCAGATTTATTCAAAGAATTTTTTGACAACGAAAAATCCAGTGGACTTGTACTAATTGGCTGCACTTTAATCTCTTTAATTTTGGCAAATTCAATTTTTGGAGAACAATACCAACATACTTGGCATAGTTTGTTTGCGGGACAAAGTATTGAATATTGGATCAACGATGGTTTGATGACTATTTTCTTTTTGTTAATTGGCCTTGAACTGGAAAGAGAAATTTATCAGGGTGAATTATCCAATATAAAAGATGCATTGTTACCTATTTTTGCTGCTTTGGGAGGAATGCTGGTGCCTGCAGGATTGTATTTATTGCTGAATTACGGCACTGTCGCACATTCTGGAGCAGGGATTCCTATGGCTACAGATATTGCTTTTGCCTTGGGAATTCTATCCTTATTAGGTAATCGCGTGCCACTTTCGTTAAAAATATTTTTAACTGCTTTGGCAGTAATTGACGATTTAGGTGCCATTATGGTTATCGCTATTTTTTATACCAAAACGATATTATGGACAAATTTAGCTATCGCTTTGGCTGTTATGTTGTTCCTATTTATCCTTAATCGTATGAAAGTAAAAAGCTTGATTCCTTACCTTATCGGTGGGGTTGTTATGTGGTACTTCATGCTTCACTCTGGAATTCATGCCACCGTAACAGGAGTTTTATTAGCCTTTGTAATTCCTTTTGGAAATGGAAGTAAAACATCTACTTCTTACAAGCTCCAACATTTTTTACATAAACCTGTTGGCTTTTTCATCTTACCGTTATTTGCTTTGGCGAATACTGCCATTGTCATCAGTTCAGACATAGGAGAAACTTTGGCGCAACATTATAGTTTAGGTATTGCTCTAGGATTGATCATAGGAAAACCATTAGGAATATTTCTATTTAGCTTTTTTGCCGTTTCAGCCGGCTTCTGTAAACTACCTACCGATATGACTTGGAAAACATTGATAGGAGTTGGTTTTCTAGGAGGAATTGGATTTACCATGTCTATTTTCATCACCATACTTGCCTTTGATGACCAAACCATTATAAGTAATGCTAAATTTGTAATTTTACTTTCTTCACTAGTTGCTGGATTATGTGGATTCTTTTTCTTAAAATATAACTTATCTCAGAAAGTAAATGAGAGTATTAGTAAATAA
- the yaaA gene encoding peroxide stress protein YaaA — protein MKIVISPAKSLNFEKELPTTQYTDSSFLKESRIVQKVLKQKSPAELSELMSISDKLAELNWQRNQQWKTPFTPENARPAVYTFDGDVYAGLDAYSIPNEKIEVLQERLRILSGLYGLLKPLDLIQGYRLEMGTKMPIEAHKNLYDFWKPTITKSLNKELKEGELFINLASNEYFSAIDVKALKVPVITPDFKDYKDGKLKIISFFAKKARGMMVRYILDTNAETIDDLKAFNYGGYQFDANLSKGNHLVFTR, from the coding sequence ATGAAAATTGTTATCTCTCCGGCCAAGTCCTTAAACTTCGAAAAAGAATTACCTACCACTCAATATACGGATTCTTCATTTTTGAAAGAATCAAGAATAGTTCAGAAAGTTTTAAAACAAAAATCACCGGCTGAATTATCAGAATTGATGTCTATTTCAGATAAATTAGCCGAGTTGAATTGGCAACGTAATCAGCAATGGAAAACACCTTTTACCCCAGAAAATGCCCGTCCGGCAGTCTATACTTTTGACGGTGATGTCTATGCCGGTTTAGATGCGTATTCAATCCCAAATGAAAAAATTGAGGTTTTGCAAGAACGACTAAGGATTTTATCGGGCTTGTATGGCTTGTTGAAACCCTTGGATTTGATTCAAGGGTATCGATTGGAAATGGGTACCAAAATGCCAATTGAAGCGCATAAAAATTTATATGATTTTTGGAAGCCAACAATCACGAAATCCTTAAACAAGGAATTGAAAGAAGGGGAGTTGTTTATTAATTTGGCAAGCAATGAATATTTCTCGGCCATTGATGTCAAAGCTTTGAAGGTACCGGTTATTACCCCCGATTTTAAGGATTACAAGGATGGGAAATTGAAGATTATCAGTTTTTTCGCCAAGAAAGCCAGAGGAATGATGGTGCGTTACATCCTAGATACCAATGCCGAAACGATTGATGATTTAAAAGCTTTTAATTATGGTGGATATCAATTTGACGCTAATTTGTCCAAAGGAAACCATTTAGTGTTTACCAGATAG
- the mgrA gene encoding L-glyceraldehyde 3-phosphate reductase → MQYRRCGNSGIQLPAISLGLWHNFGQLDEFENSRAILQTAFDSGITHFDLANNYGPPPGSAEKVFGKILQEDFKDYRDEMIISTKAGYTMWDGPYGDWGSKKYLVASLDQSLRRMDLDYVDIFYHHRPDPNTPLEETMGALDLIVKQGKALYVGLSNYPAAEAEKAIDILKQLGTPCLIHQPKYSMFVRWVEEELLDVLEKEKVGCIPFSPLAQGLLTNKYLDGIPADSRAAKAHGFLQQTDVTDSRLQQIRELNQIAIQRNQSLAQMALAWLLKDPRVSSVLVGASKPEQLADSLMCLNNIAFSEDELRRIEKILQ, encoded by the coding sequence ATGCAATACCGCCGTTGCGGCAATAGTGGCATCCAGCTTCCCGCAATATCCTTAGGTCTATGGCATAATTTTGGCCAACTGGATGAATTTGAGAACAGTCGCGCGATTCTTCAAACGGCTTTTGACAGCGGAATCACCCATTTTGACCTTGCCAATAATTACGGACCACCTCCGGGTAGTGCCGAAAAAGTTTTTGGAAAAATACTCCAAGAAGATTTTAAAGACTATCGGGATGAAATGATTATTAGCACAAAAGCAGGTTATACCATGTGGGATGGTCCTTATGGCGATTGGGGCAGCAAAAAATACTTGGTTGCCAGTCTAGATCAAAGTCTTAGAAGGATGGATCTGGATTATGTAGATATTTTTTACCACCACCGTCCCGACCCAAATACGCCTTTGGAAGAAACCATGGGAGCACTGGATCTTATCGTAAAACAAGGAAAAGCACTTTATGTTGGTTTATCTAATTATCCTGCCGCCGAAGCCGAAAAAGCCATTGATATTCTTAAGCAATTGGGAACTCCTTGCCTGATTCATCAACCCAAATACTCGATGTTTGTGCGCTGGGTCGAAGAAGAGCTGCTGGATGTACTCGAAAAAGAAAAAGTGGGCTGCATCCCTTTTTCTCCGTTGGCGCAAGGACTATTAACCAATAAATATCTGGACGGAATTCCTGCCGATTCCAGAGCAGCCAAAGCCCACGGTTTTTTACAACAAACGGATGTAACCGACAGTCGTCTACAGCAAATCAGGGAATTGAACCAAATAGCAATACAACGCAATCAGTCTTTAGCACAAATGGCGCTGGCTTGGCTTTTGAAAGATCCTCGCGTGAGTTCGGTTCTGGTGGGAGCCAGTAAACCGGAACAATTGGCGGATTCTCTTATGTGCTTAAACAATATCGCTTTTAGCGAAGACGAACTACGCCGAATTGAAAAAATCTTGCAATAA
- a CDS encoding TIGR00341 family protein, with protein sequence MRVLVNKLFTYVNLHKGEEDKNKVLESVISNISFRGSNLWILACAIVVASVGLNVNSTAVIIGAMLISPLMGPIIGAGFGLGIYDFNLLKRSLKNLLVATLASLAVSTVYFYISPFKEAMPELLSRTSPNFYDILIAFAGGLVGVIATTRVEKGNPIPGVAIATALMPPLCTAGYGLALGNMKFFFGALYLYSINCVFICLATFLIVKYLQYPITKQLDEKHQKQVRYIITTLILILILPSIYFAYQLFQEKKYQHQINVFMETEFTDKGIAILYKKTKFNENPKKLELGFLTKRFNEEEIKSLNEKLKSYDLNNTKLLIIQDTTDLKSDILNEINYNKSVLSQKDVTILNLKNEIASNKYENKALLAEIKILFPEIENISIANHTFNEDTANTKTIPVLLYKSKTELDEASKQKLTLWLQQRLKKKQIEIYSQK encoded by the coding sequence ATGAGAGTATTAGTAAATAAATTATTCACTTATGTCAATCTACACAAAGGAGAGGAAGACAAGAACAAAGTATTAGAATCCGTAATTTCTAATATTTCGTTTAGAGGGTCTAATTTATGGATTTTAGCCTGTGCCATAGTTGTTGCTTCAGTAGGCTTAAATGTAAACTCTACAGCGGTAATTATTGGGGCCATGCTTATTTCCCCTTTGATGGGTCCTATTATAGGTGCCGGTTTTGGGTTGGGTATCTATGATTTTAATTTACTCAAAAGATCGCTTAAAAATCTTCTGGTGGCCACCTTGGCAAGTTTGGCGGTTTCTACCGTCTATTTTTACATTAGTCCTTTCAAAGAGGCCATGCCGGAATTATTATCCAGAACATCGCCTAATTTTTATGATATTCTTATTGCCTTTGCTGGTGGTTTAGTAGGCGTTATTGCTACGACCAGAGTCGAAAAAGGGAATCCAATACCTGGAGTGGCTATTGCAACAGCTCTTATGCCCCCGCTTTGCACAGCGGGATATGGCCTGGCGCTTGGCAATATGAAATTCTTTTTTGGAGCCTTATATCTATACTCCATAAACTGCGTTTTTATTTGTCTTGCCACTTTTTTAATTGTCAAATATCTACAGTATCCCATCACAAAACAACTCGATGAGAAACACCAAAAACAAGTAAGATACATCATCACCACTTTAATACTAATATTAATTCTTCCGAGTATTTATTTTGCCTATCAATTATTTCAAGAAAAAAAATACCAGCATCAGATTAATGTTTTTATGGAAACTGAATTTACTGATAAAGGAATTGCCATTTTGTATAAAAAAACGAAATTCAATGAAAACCCAAAAAAATTGGAACTGGGATTTCTGACCAAGAGATTCAATGAGGAAGAGATTAAATCCTTGAACGAAAAATTAAAATCTTACGACCTCAACAATACCAAATTATTGATTATACAGGACACAACCGACCTTAAAAGCGACATTCTTAACGAAATCAATTACAATAAATCTGTTTTGAGTCAAAAGGACGTTACCATATTGAATCTCAAAAACGAAATTGCTTCTAACAAGTACGAAAACAAAGCTTTATTGGCAGAAATAAAAATATTATTCCCTGAAATAGAAAATATTTCAATAGCCAACCACACTTTTAATGAAGATACGGCCAATACTAAAACCATTCCTGTTTTACTCTACAAAAGTAAAACGGAGTTAGACGAAGCTTCAAAACAGAAACTGACGCTCTGGCTACAACAACGATTGAAGAAAAAGCAAATTGAAATTTATAGTCAAAAATAA
- a CDS encoding zinc-dependent metalloprotease: protein MKKFFILTAASSLLLVPATHFAQSKKDKNKKADIALTVPEKKPESTIKEYGKIITKDAISDEGLFSVHKVDKKYFFEIPNKLLDKDMLLVSRLSKLPSDLGGGYVNAGSETNEQLVVWTRFQDKILIKVKSFSSVADASLPISISVKNNNYEPVLFAFDIVAFSKDSANTVIDVTKFYNSDVKAISGLSASMRETYKVKGMDDSRSFITSMKSFPMNIEVIQDFTYNASNPPVMKDAETISIQMNQSMILLPEVPMKPRLADPRVGWFTMNQIDYGSNELKSDSKTYIRRWKLEPKDPVAYAKGELVEPIKPIVYYLDPATPEKLRKYIKQGIEEWQKPFETAGFKNAIIAKDAPTKEEDPDFSPEDIRYSVIRYVASTTRNAVGPSVTDPRTGEIIESDVIWYHNHLRSYRNRYLLETGAANPSARTLNTSDEEMGEMMRFVIAHEVGHALGFPHNMGASCAYETEDYRNGAFTQKNGIAASLMDYARFNYIAQAGDKGVRFIRQMGPYDHYALNWGYRVIPNSTSPESEVPTLDKWILEKAGDPVYKFGKQSSSFDPTSQTEDIGNNSMKASTYGMKNLQYVAAHLSEWTSDVTNNYEDLDELYKEMLDVWSRYVGHVVTNVGGVYENTKKPNQKGSVYDVVPKVKQQEAMQWLQNNAFASPSWLVNVGTLKNIDYSGYTERFRSLQVRHLNNVLSFDRIGRLMDAEIMGTNNYTALDLFQDMRKGIWKESNAASNVSIYRRNLQRAYIERMSFLMSEELKAGGTKDYYNVSQSDVRALVRGELNLLKTSLSVAKNGAVNAETKFHYQDCIKRIEKILDPK, encoded by the coding sequence ATGAAGAAGTTTTTCATTTTAACCGCTGCCAGTTCACTTTTATTAGTGCCCGCAACCCATTTTGCCCAATCTAAAAAAGATAAAAACAAAAAAGCTGACATTGCCTTAACCGTTCCCGAAAAGAAACCGGAATCCACCATCAAGGAATACGGTAAGATAATCACAAAAGACGCTATCTCGGATGAAGGATTGTTTAGCGTCCACAAGGTAGATAAGAAATACTTTTTTGAAATTCCCAATAAACTCTTGGACAAAGACATGCTTTTGGTAAGTCGTTTGTCAAAGTTGCCTTCTGATTTGGGTGGCGGATACGTCAATGCAGGTTCTGAAACGAATGAACAATTGGTGGTTTGGACCCGTTTTCAGGATAAGATTCTCATCAAAGTAAAATCATTTAGTTCCGTGGCCGATGCAAGTTTACCGATCAGTATTTCGGTGAAAAACAATAATTACGAGCCTGTTTTATTTGCTTTTGACATTGTTGCTTTTAGCAAAGATTCTGCAAATACCGTTATTGATGTCACTAAGTTTTATAACAGCGATGTTAAGGCAATAAGCGGTTTGTCGGCTTCGATGAGAGAGACCTACAAGGTGAAAGGAATGGATGATTCCCGCAGTTTTATCACGTCAATGAAAAGTTTTCCGATGAATATTGAAGTGATTCAGGATTTTACCTATAATGCATCCAATCCGCCGGTGATGAAAGATGCCGAAACGATAAGCATTCAGATGAACCAATCGATGATTTTGTTGCCGGAGGTGCCTATGAAGCCCCGCTTGGCCGACCCAAGAGTGGGCTGGTTTACGATGAACCAAATTGATTACGGAAGCAACGAGCTGAAATCAGACAGTAAAACCTATATCCGCCGTTGGAAATTAGAACCTAAAGATCCTGTCGCTTACGCAAAAGGGGAACTGGTAGAACCGATAAAACCAATTGTTTATTATTTGGATCCCGCCACGCCTGAAAAATTGCGCAAATACATCAAACAAGGAATTGAAGAATGGCAGAAGCCTTTTGAAACAGCCGGATTTAAAAATGCGATTATCGCCAAAGATGCACCAACTAAAGAGGAAGATCCTGATTTTAGCCCGGAAGATATCCGTTATTCTGTAATTCGTTATGTGGCGAGCACGACCCGTAATGCCGTTGGACCTAGTGTTACTGATCCAAGAACGGGAGAAATTATTGAGAGTGACGTGATTTGGTATCACAACCACCTGCGTTCCTATAGAAATCGTTATTTATTGGAAACGGGAGCGGCAAATCCTTCGGCCCGTACTTTAAATACCAGCGATGAAGAAATGGGCGAGATGATGCGTTTTGTGATTGCACATGAAGTAGGGCATGCGCTCGGTTTTCCGCATAATATGGGAGCGAGTTGTGCTTATGAGACCGAAGATTATAGAAATGGTGCATTCACACAAAAAAATGGAATTGCTGCGAGTTTGATGGATTATGCCCGTTTTAATTATATTGCCCAAGCCGGAGATAAAGGCGTTCGTTTCATCCGCCAAATGGGACCTTACGATCATTATGCCTTAAATTGGGGCTATCGTGTGATTCCAAATTCTACTTCACCTGAGTCAGAAGTTCCTACATTGGACAAATGGATATTGGAAAAAGCGGGAGATCCGGTATATAAGTTTGGAAAACAAAGCAGCAGCTTTGACCCAACTTCACAAACCGAAGATATAGGAAATAATTCGATGAAAGCGAGTACTTATGGAATGAAAAACTTGCAATATGTGGCGGCACATTTATCGGAATGGACGAGTGATGTCACCAATAATTACGAGGATTTAGATGAGTTGTATAAAGAAATGTTGGATGTTTGGAGCAGGTATGTTGGACATGTGGTGACCAATGTAGGCGGCGTATATGAAAACACTAAAAAACCGAACCAAAAAGGCAGTGTTTATGATGTTGTGCCAAAAGTAAAACAACAGGAAGCCATGCAGTGGCTGCAAAACAATGCTTTTGCTTCGCCATCTTGGTTGGTCAATGTTGGGACTTTAAAAAACATTGACTATTCAGGATATACCGAGCGTTTTAGAAGCTTGCAGGTTAGACATTTGAATAATGTATTGAGTTTTGACCGCATTGGTAGATTGATGGATGCCGAAATAATGGGGACTAATAATTACACTGCTTTGGACTTATTTCAAGATATGCGTAAAGGAATCTGGAAAGAGTCAAATGCGGCATCGAACGTGAGTATTTACAGAAGGAATTTGCAACGTGCTTATATTGAAAGAATGAGTTTCTTGATGAGTGAAGAACTAAAGGCCGGTGGAACAAAAGATTATTATAATGTGTCCCAATCGGATGTTAGGGCATTAGTTAGAGGCGAATTGAATTTGTTAAAAACAAGCTTGTCAGTAGCCAAAAACGGAGCCGTAAATGCGGAAACAAAATTCCATTATCAAGATTGCATTAAGAGAATTGAAAAGATTTTAGATCCTAAATAA